tttaattaattaaatttttaattattatacaaacatatttgatcataaataaacaaaattatttccatcatttatcaaatacaatacaattttttttttttttttgtaacaggGGAGTCAATTCTCAAGACAATTAAAAAGCATGAAGCGATtagcataaaaattataatgacgacttataaaaaacataagaaaACACACAGTAATCAGCAAACCATAGAACCATACTATActattagatacctatttatatttgtcaCGACATTaggtaagttaaaaaaaagatattgttaattatgtataattattttttcagtatttattttttgtattttattagcgTCAGTGACGGTGTTTCACATTCATCAAGAGCTAGTGCGGCCAAAACTCGAACATTTAGTAGTTTACGAAGTAAGTTTCAGCTAAATAAATACTTGCATATGACATATcagtaaattacttattactaaaatacagtaacatttaaatattttagaatttaactGATCGTGATCCAAGAGTTACTTGTCAGTTTCCTATACTTAACCCGTTTGATGCGTCTATTCTTAAATACGTGTTCGTACCCAAACCTATAAGGTGAGTAATGTACCTAGGACCTAAGTATTGCTTTAGTTAAgaattaagattattaaatgatttggatttgtattacttttttcCTTATTTAGATGTATGGAAAGGTCCTATCGTTTGACTTACATCGACATGGATACCGGGCTTCTACAGTTCAATGCGTCAGGATTCGAAGAGTCTGGTTATTCCATGACCTCAAATACGcttcattgttattatcaaGAAATTTATCGCCCAATTGATGATGATTTCCATTTGGAGTATGGACCACAAATTCCCATCACTGGTTTTCACGAACCTCTTACGGATTTCATATATGTATCATGCACCAATTTATTTGGCATAACTGTGTATAGTAACTTTCATGCATATGCTAGAAGAAGGCCAGAAGTTAGAaagtttaaagtaatattaaatataactcaacaaaattgtttaattaattcaatttataatgattgtatTTCATTCATAGGACGATATGGAACTAGGTGTAGCCGTAATTGGAATTGATTCCATTTCACGATTAAACTTTATGAGACAAATGGTAAACTCATATAATTTCATCAACAAAGAGATGAATGGTGATGTGATGCATGGTTTCACCAAAGTAGGTGAAAACACATTTCCAAATGTGATTCCGATGTTAACAGGCCGATCATTTATCACGGAACACAACAATAAATTTGACGTAtgtgaacaatataataagttttgtgCCTTTAGTGTGgccaaattttaatgtttaatacttcaatgttataaaacaaagattgataaaaaaaaataacaataaattcaatttagtaGCTtacaatatctataaaatattttgattttcttcacTTACAGGACTGGCCGTATGTATGGAAAGACTTTAGTAAAGAAGGTGCCGCAACTCTATATGCGGAAGATCAGCCAGAATTCAACATGTTTGACTATTTAGCTAAAGGAATTACTTTACAACCAACTCTGCATTACATGCGTACTTATTGGTTAGCTGTGGAACAGTCGATGCTATATAAGATGAGCTCACCTGGTTGCCTTGGACCAACGCCTAAACATCTTATATATTTCGACTATTTGAAATCATTcctaaaagtttataaagaCTCTCCAGTGTTCTTGTTCTCACTTTTTAACGAAGTTAGTCATGACTTTGTCAATACTGTCGGAGTAAGTgtgtcttaaaaatataatttaaataaataagatttaaaattaattgatcttgcatttatttttttcaggtgATAGATATAGATTATATGCAATTCCTCAAGACTTCTCTCCACGAAGGACTTTTCAATCGAACTGTGGTTTTTGTGCTCGGTGATCATGGCAATCGTATGGATTTTATTCGGCGAACCAAAGTTGGAACCATAGAGGACCGAATGCCAATGGTCACAGTAGTAATTCCAGAATGGGTAAGCATGAAGTATCCATCCTGGAAAGAATCCCTCCGTGACAACCGTATGAGACTGACATCCACCTATGATATCTATGCTACATTCAGACATATCTTAAGTACATTgaataatcaaaacaaatcAACTGATATCAATGAGtatttactaaatagtatCCAAGACCAAAACGTTAAGAATCATTTTGCAGCTACTAGTACTGGCTTATCGTTGTTTGAACCCGTTCCATTAGTTAGAGATTGCAATGCCGCAGGTGTGGCTCAATGGCTGTGTGTTTGCCATGAAGGCCAACAAAAGCGACTTGATCCAACACACCCATACAGTATTGCTGCATCAAATGAAGTCATAAGGTTAGATGTGAATATTAACTAGACTACTAAATAGATACCTActgataatatagtaattttcttttaattaataaaaattgaacatttaaatatctaatattttgaaaaaaaaatatcaatataaaatatgtttttgtagaATGTTTTTAgttctatgttttattttatctgttattaagtaaatttgtagaaaatatatttttaaatttaaaatttcccaagtatttgtaaaatgtaattaattagtttttacaaaatattgtggATATTATgtcatcaattaaatttaataattttaacctgaaaatcatttaatattttttttgttttttttttaggtattttaacgAACTATTGGGTGGTCTCGAAAATTGTGCTGAAATGAAGTTGGCTTTTATTGAGCATACATATTTGTACGAAGCACCACAAAAATATGACGATGGTAAAGTGTACGAAAAATCTGTTCAAATAACATTCAAAGCCTCGCCAGGTAATGGATACTTCGAAGCCACACTaggtatagatataaataacgGATCCCAAACATTTGAAGTCATTGGGCAAGTCTttcgaattaataaatatggacATCAAGCAGACTGTTTACCCAGAACAATGCTCGCTAAAATGCCAATTTTGAAAGGGATTTGttattgtgattaaaaaatatataaatttacctacattataataagatatattattaagtattactcaactgtacatataaatgttaataattcaaCTATGAAAATGACtgaaaattttagattaataaaCCTATGTAGATTgttcaatatacatacaattcaaACAAAATGAATTGTTCTCATGGgcattattatgataacacTTTGTCAATTTAATATGTGTTGATTATggttaaaatgattaattgttaaaataatatatacctatttattattattatgattttctcAGATTCTAAGTTAAGTATCATTGaagatatcatttatttttatattatattaattatattgtatttaaacttttacgtctatacattatttatatacctttaggtaaataattacCTCTGATACATTTTTctcattatcaaaaaaaatatataaatattatttgtacctatttaagtatttgttttttatacataatgtacaactgtaaataggtaatacaaatatataactaatattattatattatttatttttacagaattATATTGGATACATTctgttatttctattttcaattatatattttattaattttaaatttgtgataATCCATTACTGTTGTATACGTACATAAGATATACTCAAAAGGTATATGAGGTACCTGAACCACCGGCTAGCGACTAAACGAGtgaatatacataggtatgttataatattatttatcttaatgtGTGAAACGAACTTACGACGATGTAAgataaaacaatagtatttttatattataaatacaaaaatacatattattattacagtattaaaaatttatgaaaatttataagtaataaaaatactaaacacgctataaaagtataaattataaaggaaaaagagtaattttttaacattgaatGCCTACTAATTTGTACTGATGGTTATCAAGAggttttgtataaatacatgaaatactttaataattacttattaataaaatcaaataaatttttactatttttgtcatttttaaattttttagatacctattattatacaatagctTAATGGCAATCGTTTTAGATTATGAGCGGAAGAACgaattaaaattctttaatcTTCAACATTGAAGGTAGTTTCTGATAAGaagtttgatttattttgtatagattataaatgcaccaaagttgaaaatactcaattttaaatattcaatatttttaaaaataatcaggaaaaccaaaaaataaatgaaaaatcaagaatttatttataaaatcaatttctattattattttttttttttttttgctgtgaaaaataaaaaatcgtaatGACTAAAATTGTtaccaaatattcataataacattatctatgtagtatactaatatgatacaagttaacaaaatatcttggttctttttttatctattattttgaaatgttcgacttttttctatttatttttcaatttataatatatgataaaaatttaagtttttagccaatatgtatactattattttgtacttattatagtattatacactgcagttaaattttcaaaatatttagattaactTTAAACTAGGTACGTTAATCCCTCAAACGGCTCAAACCACCTATGTTTACAATACTTTGGAACCTTTTtggtttataagttaaaaaacagcccatataatattgtatatcaatgaatattatatagtacaatacATACGATTTGATATTGTCAAAAATGAGGTTATCGGTAAAATAACCTATAcggtaagtatatttattttaaaaataaacatttactaataccaataatatacttgatgcaatataatataatacaatatatatatattatcacaaatatctttaaaaaaatatacgagtaggtacattaaaatttaacacgtcAAATATCCATTACAATAATGACATTATACATAGTGTGcattaaacatttactttctatacatgtataaaaaataaatgttctgCAGAATGACGTCTtcggttataattttaatttacatatactttaatatttataccatagaTCTGTAgctaaaatgataacattttttttagaaatacattataaaacattatttttatgaatcaataatttatataaattggatagtataatttaacttaatatataaagttacCTACTTTCgagatacttaaatataatattgagttatttCACATAACTAATAGGTacacgatatattttattctttaataattagttaatagtttATGCAGTAATGTCTTATTAATTCGAACATTATTGGAGA
The DNA window shown above is from Aphis gossypii isolate Hap1 chromosome 2, ASM2018417v2, whole genome shotgun sequence and carries:
- the LOC114120703 gene encoding uncharacterized protein LOC114120703, with the translated sequence MTTYKKHKKTHSNQQTIEPYYTIRYLFIFVTTLASVTVFHIHQELVRPKLEHLVVYENLTDRDPRVTCQFPILNPFDASILKYVFVPKPIRCMERSYRLTYIDMDTGLLQFNASGFEESGYSMTSNTLHCYYQEIYRPIDDDFHLEYGPQIPITGFHEPLTDFIYVSCTNLFGITVYSNFHAYARRRPEVRKFKDDMELGVAVIGIDSISRLNFMRQMVNSYNFINKEMNGDVMHGFTKVGENTFPNVIPMLTGRSFITEHNNKFDDWPYVWKDFSKEGAATLYAEDQPEFNMFDYLAKGITLQPTLHYMRTYWLAVEQSMLYKMSSPGCLGPTPKHLIYFDYLKSFLKVYKDSPVFLFSLFNEVSHDFVNTVGVIDIDYMQFLKTSLHEGLFNRTVVFVLGDHGNRMDFIRRTKVGTIEDRMPMVTVVIPEWVSMKYPSWKESLRDNRMRLTSTYDIYATFRHILSTLNNQNKSTDINEYLLNSIQDQNVKNHFAATSTGLSLFEPVPLVRDCNAAGVAQWLCVCHEGQQKRLDPTHPYSIAASNEVIRYFNELLGGLENCAEMKLAFIEHTYLYEAPQKYDDGKVYEKSVQITFKASPGNGYFEATLGIDINNGSQTFEVIGQVFRINKYGHQADCLPRTMLAKMPILKGICYCD